One window of Flavobacterium ammonificans genomic DNA carries:
- the groL gene encoding chaperonin GroEL (60 kDa chaperone family; promotes refolding of misfolded polypeptides especially under stressful conditions; forms two stacked rings of heptamers to form a barrel-shaped 14mer; ends can be capped by GroES; misfolded proteins enter the barrel where they are refolded when GroES binds), with protein MAKDIKFDIEARDGLKRGVDALANAVKVTLGPKGRNVIIGKAFGGPNVTKDGVTVAKEIELQDPLENMGAQMVKEVASKTNDLAGDGTTTATVLAQAIVKEGLKNVAAGANPMDLKRGIDKAVEAIVEDLTKQAKVVGSDSEKIKQIASISANNDEVIGELIANAFAKVGKEGVITVEEAKGTDTFVDVVEGMQFDRGYLSPYFVTNPEKMEAELESPYILLYDKKVSSLKELLPVLEPVAQSGKPLLIIAEDVDGEALSTLVVNKLRGALKIAAVKAPGFGDRRKAMLEDIAILTGGTVISEERGYTLENTTIEMLGTAKRVTIDKDNTTIVSGAGDADTIKNRVNQIKGQMETTTSDYDKEKLQERLAKLAGGVAVLYVGAASEVEMKEKKDRVDDALHATRAAVEEGIVAGGGVALLRAKAVLSKIKSDNADEATGIQIVSRAVEAPLRTIVENAGLEGSVVVAKVAEGKGDFGYNAKTDEYVDMLKAGIIDPKKVTRVALENAASVAGMILTTECALIDIKEESAPSPMGGGMPGMM; from the coding sequence ATGGCAAAAGATATAAAATTTGATATTGAAGCACGTGACGGATTAAAACGTGGTGTAGATGCATTAGCTAATGCAGTAAAAGTAACTTTAGGACCTAAAGGACGTAATGTAATTATTGGAAAAGCTTTTGGTGGACCCAACGTAACGAAAGATGGTGTTACCGTAGCTAAAGAAATCGAATTGCAAGACCCATTAGAAAATATGGGAGCGCAAATGGTTAAAGAAGTAGCTTCTAAAACCAATGATTTAGCTGGAGATGGAACTACAACTGCAACTGTTTTGGCACAAGCTATCGTAAAAGAAGGTTTAAAAAACGTTGCTGCTGGCGCGAATCCAATGGATTTAAAAAGAGGAATTGACAAAGCGGTAGAAGCTATTGTTGAAGACTTAACTAAACAAGCTAAGGTAGTAGGAAGTGATTCTGAAAAAATCAAACAAATTGCTTCTATTTCTGCTAACAATGACGAAGTTATTGGTGAATTAATCGCTAATGCTTTCGCAAAAGTGGGAAAAGAAGGTGTTATCACTGTTGAAGAAGCTAAAGGTACAGATACTTTTGTAGACGTAGTAGAAGGTATGCAATTTGACAGAGGCTATCTTTCTCCATACTTTGTAACTAATCCTGAAAAAATGGAAGCGGAATTAGAAAGTCCGTACATTTTATTATACGATAAAAAAGTATCTTCTTTAAAAGAATTACTACCTGTATTAGAGCCAGTAGCGCAATCAGGAAAACCATTATTGATTATTGCTGAAGATGTTGACGGTGAAGCGTTGTCTACTTTAGTAGTAAACAAATTACGTGGTGCCTTGAAAATTGCTGCTGTTAAAGCACCTGGTTTTGGAGACAGGAGAAAAGCGATGTTAGAAGATATTGCAATCCTAACTGGTGGAACAGTAATCTCTGAAGAAAGAGGATATACTTTGGAGAACACAACTATCGAAATGTTAGGTACAGCAAAAAGAGTAACCATTGACAAAGACAACACTACTATTGTTAGTGGCGCAGGTGACGCGGATACCATCAAAAACCGTGTGAACCAAATCAAAGGTCAAATGGAAACTACTACTTCTGACTATGACAAAGAAAAATTGCAAGAGCGTTTGGCTAAATTAGCTGGAGGTGTAGCTGTTTTATACGTTGGAGCTGCTTCTGAAGTAGAAATGAAAGAGAAAAAAGACCGTGTAGATGATGCACTTCACGCTACTCGCGCAGCAGTTGAAGAAGGTATCGTTGCTGGTGGAGGTGTTGCTTTATTAAGAGCAAAAGCTGTATTAAGTAAAATTAAATCAGATAATGCTGACGAAGCAACTGGAATCCAAATCGTTTCTCGTGCTGTAGAAGCGCCATTAAGAACTATCGTTGAAAATGCTGGTCTAGAAGGTTCTGTGGTAGTTGCAAAAGTTGCTGAAGGAAAAGGTGATTTTGGTTACAATGCTAAAACTGACGAATACGTAGACATGTTAAAAGCAGGTATTATTGATCCTAAGAAAGTAACTCGTGTAGCATTAGAAAATGCTGCTTCGGTTGCTGGAATGATCTTGACTACAGAATGTGCTTTAATAGACATCAAAGAAGAATCGGCACCAAGTCCAATGGGCGGAGGTATGCCAGGAATGATGTAA